A region from the Etheostoma spectabile isolate EspeVRDwgs_2016 chromosome 9, UIUC_Espe_1.0, whole genome shotgun sequence genome encodes:
- the prg4b gene encoding proteoglycan 4b isoform X5, whose protein sequence is MKSAAKTLNPNAPQVKNSCKGRCGEGFKRGRLCSCDSDCAKFKQCCPDHKMHCDEEEVSGAASATAPVKTNSCNNVNDNKPKEPSLNEATEPSTFSEGNNAEDHLIPLASPTLYPHDDPSDGTTLPQPTTAADHVSRQPSPTSGPQTEYPPTADTPELQTVGKAEVQSEGDILPDDPTVASSDEPDVSTLPFNTASYKPVAPVSAGATQGSFTVLENSQVTISASTLDLTPNPEATISNTRPDDTEKNTDNVTTGPSSSLADLEDPSTSVSPAGPGDLPELEALTTHIPSFSESVQDDMTDEVTAGATTKPLNVIPDLTKPKTPESTLKPQDKPDPYSSLPVKPTPAKLTPAKPISKPETKPLDTAQTLNIDNSGNYQADDSNDTNLCSGRPVSAVTTLRNGTIVVFRGHYFWILDRHMVPGPARGITQVWGVPSPIDTVFTRCTCQGKTYIFKGSQYWRFENDVLDPYYPKVIETGFDGLRGHVTAALSVPQYRSRRESVYFFKRGGFVQKYSYQFGTSPTCGRKVKHAVYTAPNRMVRQAVSSLGQAVNIRTSWRGFPSTITAAVSIPSNREPEGYKYYVFSRSKSYNVRLDSERPVIATPAANASPQSNNIFKCQKTV, encoded by the exons ATGAAGAGTGCTGCAAAGACTTTGAATCCCAATGCACCACAAGTGA AAAACTCATGTAAAGGACGGTGTGGAGAAGGCTTTAAAAGAGGCCGGCTGTGTAGCTGTGACTCTGACTGCGCTAAGTTCAAACAGTGTTGTCCAGATCACAAGATGCACTGTGATGAAG AAGAAGTCAGTGGAGCAGCCAGTGCAACAGCACCAGTGAAGACTAATTCATGCAATAATGTAAATGATAACAAACCAAAAG AGCCATCTCTAAATGAAGCAACAGAGCCTTCTACATTCAGTGAAGGAAACAATGCAG AAGATCATTTAATTCCACTGGCCAGCCCAACATTATATCCACATGATGATCCCAGTGATG GAACAACTCTCCCTCAGCCCACAACAGCAGCTGATCATGTCTCCCGCCAGCCTAGTCCAACCTCTGGACCCCAAACTGAATATCCTCCCACAGCCGACACCCCAGAGCTCCAGACAGTGGGGAAGGCCGAGGTACAGTCTGAGGGTGACATTCTTCCTGATGATCCAACTGTAGCCTCCTCTGATGAGCCAGATGTTTCAACCCTACCTTTCAATACAGCCTCCTACAAACCTGTGGCCCCAGTATCTGCAGGAGCCACACAGGGCTCTTTCACGGTCCTGGAAAACTCTCAGGTCACCATCTCTGCCTCAACGTTGGACCTGACGCCCAACCCAGAGGCAACCATTTCAAACACCAGGCCAGATGATactgagaaaaacacagacaacgTCACAACAGGCCCTTCATCTTCTCTGGCAGACCTTGAAGATCCTTCCACCAGTGTTTCTCCTGCAGGGCCCGGGGATTTGCCAGAGCTTGAAGCCCTGACAACCCACATTCCCTCATTCTCAGAATCAGTGCAGGATGACATGACAGATGAAGTTACAGCAGGAGCAACCACTAAACCACTAAATGTTATTCCAGACCTGACCAAACCCAAAACACCTGAGTCCACCTTAAAACCCCAGGACAAACCTGACCCATACAGCTCATTGCCAGTTAAACCAACTCCAGCTAAACTGACTCCGGCTAAACCCATCTCCAAACCTGAGACTAAGCCCCTGGACACGGCACAAACTCTCAACATAGATAATTCCGGAAACTACCAAGCAG atgaCAGTAACGATACAAATCTGTGTAGTGGGCGGCCAGTCAGTGCAGTCACTACGCTGAGGAACGGCACAATCGTGGTTTTCAGAG gacaCTACTTTTGGATTCTGGACAGACACATGGTGCCTGGTCCGGCTCGCGGCATCACACAAGTGTGGGGCGTCCCTTCCCCCATCGACACTGTGTTCACCCGCTGCACCTGCCAAGGCAAAACGTACATTTTTAAG GGATCCCAGTACTGGAGATTTGAAAATGATGTGTTGGACCCCTACTATCCAAAGGTCATTGAAACAGGCTTTGATGGGCTTCGGGGTCATGTCACAGCTGCTCTGTCTGTGCCTCAGTACCGTAGCAGGAGAGAATCCGTTTACTTCTTCAAGAGAG GGGGGTTTGTTCAGAAATATTCATACCAGTTTGGCACCAGTCCAACATGTGGCAGGAAAGTCAAGCATGCTGTTTACACAGCCCCAAACCGAATGGTCAGACAAGCAG TGTCTAGTCTAGGGCAAGCTGTTAACATCAGGACATCTTGGAGAGGTTTCCCCTCCACCATCACAGCCGCTGTGTCCATCCCGAGCAACAGAGAGCCAGAGGGATACAAATACTATGTCTTCTCAAGAT
- the prg4b gene encoding proteoglycan 4b isoform X8 — MKSAAKTLNPNAPQVKNSCKGRCGEGFKRGRLCSCDSDCAKFKQCCPDHKMHCDEEPSLNEATEPSTFSEGNNAGTTLPQPTTAADHVSRQPSPTSGPQTEYPPTADTPELQTVGKAEVQSEGDILPDDPTVASSDEPDVSTLPFNTASYKPVAPVSAGATQGSFTVLENSQVTISASTLDLTPNPEATISNTRPDDTEKNTDNVTTGPSSSLADLEDPSTSVSPAGPGDLPELEALTTHIPSFSESVQDDMTDEVTAGATTKPLNVIPDLTKPKTPESTLKPQDKPDPYSSLPVKPTPAKLTPAKPISKPETKPLDTAQTLNIDNSGNYQADDSNDTNLCSGRPVSAVTTLRNGTIVVFRGHYFWILDRHMVPGPARGITQVWGVPSPIDTVFTRCTCQGKTYIFKGSQYWRFENDVLDPYYPKVIETGFDGLRGHVTAALSVPQYRSRRESVYFFKRGGFVQKYSYQFGTSPTCGRKVKHAVYTAPNRMVRQAVSSLGQAVNIRTSWRGFPSTITAAVSIPSNREPEGYKYYVFSRSKSYNVRLDSERPVIATPAANASPQSNNIFKCQKTV; from the exons ATGAAGAGTGCTGCAAAGACTTTGAATCCCAATGCACCACAAGTGA AAAACTCATGTAAAGGACGGTGTGGAGAAGGCTTTAAAAGAGGCCGGCTGTGTAGCTGTGACTCTGACTGCGCTAAGTTCAAACAGTGTTGTCCAGATCACAAGATGCACTGTGATGAAG AGCCATCTCTAAATGAAGCAACAGAGCCTTCTACATTCAGTGAAGGAAACAATGCAG GAACAACTCTCCCTCAGCCCACAACAGCAGCTGATCATGTCTCCCGCCAGCCTAGTCCAACCTCTGGACCCCAAACTGAATATCCTCCCACAGCCGACACCCCAGAGCTCCAGACAGTGGGGAAGGCCGAGGTACAGTCTGAGGGTGACATTCTTCCTGATGATCCAACTGTAGCCTCCTCTGATGAGCCAGATGTTTCAACCCTACCTTTCAATACAGCCTCCTACAAACCTGTGGCCCCAGTATCTGCAGGAGCCACACAGGGCTCTTTCACGGTCCTGGAAAACTCTCAGGTCACCATCTCTGCCTCAACGTTGGACCTGACGCCCAACCCAGAGGCAACCATTTCAAACACCAGGCCAGATGATactgagaaaaacacagacaacgTCACAACAGGCCCTTCATCTTCTCTGGCAGACCTTGAAGATCCTTCCACCAGTGTTTCTCCTGCAGGGCCCGGGGATTTGCCAGAGCTTGAAGCCCTGACAACCCACATTCCCTCATTCTCAGAATCAGTGCAGGATGACATGACAGATGAAGTTACAGCAGGAGCAACCACTAAACCACTAAATGTTATTCCAGACCTGACCAAACCCAAAACACCTGAGTCCACCTTAAAACCCCAGGACAAACCTGACCCATACAGCTCATTGCCAGTTAAACCAACTCCAGCTAAACTGACTCCGGCTAAACCCATCTCCAAACCTGAGACTAAGCCCCTGGACACGGCACAAACTCTCAACATAGATAATTCCGGAAACTACCAAGCAG atgaCAGTAACGATACAAATCTGTGTAGTGGGCGGCCAGTCAGTGCAGTCACTACGCTGAGGAACGGCACAATCGTGGTTTTCAGAG gacaCTACTTTTGGATTCTGGACAGACACATGGTGCCTGGTCCGGCTCGCGGCATCACACAAGTGTGGGGCGTCCCTTCCCCCATCGACACTGTGTTCACCCGCTGCACCTGCCAAGGCAAAACGTACATTTTTAAG GGATCCCAGTACTGGAGATTTGAAAATGATGTGTTGGACCCCTACTATCCAAAGGTCATTGAAACAGGCTTTGATGGGCTTCGGGGTCATGTCACAGCTGCTCTGTCTGTGCCTCAGTACCGTAGCAGGAGAGAATCCGTTTACTTCTTCAAGAGAG GGGGGTTTGTTCAGAAATATTCATACCAGTTTGGCACCAGTCCAACATGTGGCAGGAAAGTCAAGCATGCTGTTTACACAGCCCCAAACCGAATGGTCAGACAAGCAG TGTCTAGTCTAGGGCAAGCTGTTAACATCAGGACATCTTGGAGAGGTTTCCCCTCCACCATCACAGCCGCTGTGTCCATCCCGAGCAACAGAGAGCCAGAGGGATACAAATACTATGTCTTCTCAAGAT
- the prg4b gene encoding proteoglycan 4b isoform X1 → MSSTVLCAVVLLACVFTFSAAQTSCKGRCGVEYNRGYTCQCDYNCLSYEECCKDFESQCTTKNSCKGRCGEGFKRGRLCSCDSDCAKFKQCCPDHKMHCDEEEVSGAASATAPVKTNSCNNVNDNKPKEPSLNEATEPSTFSEGNNAEDHLIPLASPTLYPHDDPSDGTTLPQPTTAADHVSRQPSPTSGPQTEYPPTADTPELQTVGKAEVQSEGDILPDDPTVASSDEPDVSTLPFNTASYKPVAPVSAGATQGSFTVLENSQVTISASTLDLTPNPEATISNTRPDDTEKNTDNVTTGPSSSLADLEDPSTSVSPAGPGDLPELEALTTHIPSFSESVQDDMTDEVTAGATTKPLNVIPDLTKPKTPESTLKPQDKPDPYSSLPVKPTPAKLTPAKPISKPETKPLDTAQTLNIDNSGNYQADDSNDTNLCSGRPVSAVTTLRNGTIVVFRGHYFWILDRHMVPGPARGITQVWGVPSPIDTVFTRCTCQGKTYIFKGSQYWRFENDVLDPYYPKVIETGFDGLRGHVTAALSVPQYRSRRESVYFFKRGGFVQKYSYQFGTSPTCGRKVKHAVYTAPNRMVRQAVSSLGQAVNIRTSWRGFPSTITAAVSIPSNREPEGYKYYVFSRSKSYNVRLDSERPVIATPAANASPQSNNIFKCQKTV, encoded by the exons ATGTCTTCCACTGTACTTTGTGCTGTTGTTTTGCTGGCGTGTGTCTTCACATTTAGTGCTGCTCAAA CGAGCTGTAAAGGTCGATGTGGTGTTGAGTACAACAGGGGTTACACGTGCCAGTGTGATTATAACTGCCTGTCTTATGAAGAGTGCTGCAAAGACTTTGAATCCCAATGCACCACAA AAAACTCATGTAAAGGACGGTGTGGAGAAGGCTTTAAAAGAGGCCGGCTGTGTAGCTGTGACTCTGACTGCGCTAAGTTCAAACAGTGTTGTCCAGATCACAAGATGCACTGTGATGAAG AAGAAGTCAGTGGAGCAGCCAGTGCAACAGCACCAGTGAAGACTAATTCATGCAATAATGTAAATGATAACAAACCAAAAG AGCCATCTCTAAATGAAGCAACAGAGCCTTCTACATTCAGTGAAGGAAACAATGCAG AAGATCATTTAATTCCACTGGCCAGCCCAACATTATATCCACATGATGATCCCAGTGATG GAACAACTCTCCCTCAGCCCACAACAGCAGCTGATCATGTCTCCCGCCAGCCTAGTCCAACCTCTGGACCCCAAACTGAATATCCTCCCACAGCCGACACCCCAGAGCTCCAGACAGTGGGGAAGGCCGAGGTACAGTCTGAGGGTGACATTCTTCCTGATGATCCAACTGTAGCCTCCTCTGATGAGCCAGATGTTTCAACCCTACCTTTCAATACAGCCTCCTACAAACCTGTGGCCCCAGTATCTGCAGGAGCCACACAGGGCTCTTTCACGGTCCTGGAAAACTCTCAGGTCACCATCTCTGCCTCAACGTTGGACCTGACGCCCAACCCAGAGGCAACCATTTCAAACACCAGGCCAGATGATactgagaaaaacacagacaacgTCACAACAGGCCCTTCATCTTCTCTGGCAGACCTTGAAGATCCTTCCACCAGTGTTTCTCCTGCAGGGCCCGGGGATTTGCCAGAGCTTGAAGCCCTGACAACCCACATTCCCTCATTCTCAGAATCAGTGCAGGATGACATGACAGATGAAGTTACAGCAGGAGCAACCACTAAACCACTAAATGTTATTCCAGACCTGACCAAACCCAAAACACCTGAGTCCACCTTAAAACCCCAGGACAAACCTGACCCATACAGCTCATTGCCAGTTAAACCAACTCCAGCTAAACTGACTCCGGCTAAACCCATCTCCAAACCTGAGACTAAGCCCCTGGACACGGCACAAACTCTCAACATAGATAATTCCGGAAACTACCAAGCAG atgaCAGTAACGATACAAATCTGTGTAGTGGGCGGCCAGTCAGTGCAGTCACTACGCTGAGGAACGGCACAATCGTGGTTTTCAGAG gacaCTACTTTTGGATTCTGGACAGACACATGGTGCCTGGTCCGGCTCGCGGCATCACACAAGTGTGGGGCGTCCCTTCCCCCATCGACACTGTGTTCACCCGCTGCACCTGCCAAGGCAAAACGTACATTTTTAAG GGATCCCAGTACTGGAGATTTGAAAATGATGTGTTGGACCCCTACTATCCAAAGGTCATTGAAACAGGCTTTGATGGGCTTCGGGGTCATGTCACAGCTGCTCTGTCTGTGCCTCAGTACCGTAGCAGGAGAGAATCCGTTTACTTCTTCAAGAGAG GGGGGTTTGTTCAGAAATATTCATACCAGTTTGGCACCAGTCCAACATGTGGCAGGAAAGTCAAGCATGCTGTTTACACAGCCCCAAACCGAATGGTCAGACAAGCAG TGTCTAGTCTAGGGCAAGCTGTTAACATCAGGACATCTTGGAGAGGTTTCCCCTCCACCATCACAGCCGCTGTGTCCATCCCGAGCAACAGAGAGCCAGAGGGATACAAATACTATGTCTTCTCAAGAT
- the prg4b gene encoding proteoglycan 4b isoform X3, whose translation MSSTVLCAVVLLACVFTFSAAQTSCKGRCGVEYNRGYTCQCDYNCLSYEECCKDFESQCTTKNSCKGRCGEGFKRGRLCSCDSDCAKFKQCCPDHKMHCDEAEPSLNEATEPSTFSEGNNAEDHLIPLASPTLYPHDDPSDGTTLPQPTTAADHVSRQPSPTSGPQTEYPPTADTPELQTVGKAEVQSEGDILPDDPTVASSDEPDVSTLPFNTASYKPVAPVSAGATQGSFTVLENSQVTISASTLDLTPNPEATISNTRPDDTEKNTDNVTTGPSSSLADLEDPSTSVSPAGPGDLPELEALTTHIPSFSESVQDDMTDEVTAGATTKPLNVIPDLTKPKTPESTLKPQDKPDPYSSLPVKPTPAKLTPAKPISKPETKPLDTAQTLNIDNSGNYQADDSNDTNLCSGRPVSAVTTLRNGTIVVFRGHYFWILDRHMVPGPARGITQVWGVPSPIDTVFTRCTCQGKTYIFKGSQYWRFENDVLDPYYPKVIETGFDGLRGHVTAALSVPQYRSRRESVYFFKRGGFVQKYSYQFGTSPTCGRKVKHAVYTAPNRMVRQAVSSLGQAVNIRTSWRGFPSTITAAVSIPSNREPEGYKYYVFSRSKSYNVRLDSERPVIATPAANASPQSNNIFKCQKTV comes from the exons ATGTCTTCCACTGTACTTTGTGCTGTTGTTTTGCTGGCGTGTGTCTTCACATTTAGTGCTGCTCAAA CGAGCTGTAAAGGTCGATGTGGTGTTGAGTACAACAGGGGTTACACGTGCCAGTGTGATTATAACTGCCTGTCTTATGAAGAGTGCTGCAAAGACTTTGAATCCCAATGCACCACAA AAAACTCATGTAAAGGACGGTGTGGAGAAGGCTTTAAAAGAGGCCGGCTGTGTAGCTGTGACTCTGACTGCGCTAAGTTCAAACAGTGTTGTCCAGATCACAAGATGCACTGTGATGAAG CAGAGCCATCTCTAAATGAAGCAACAGAGCCTTCTACATTCAGTGAAGGAAACAATGCAG AAGATCATTTAATTCCACTGGCCAGCCCAACATTATATCCACATGATGATCCCAGTGATG GAACAACTCTCCCTCAGCCCACAACAGCAGCTGATCATGTCTCCCGCCAGCCTAGTCCAACCTCTGGACCCCAAACTGAATATCCTCCCACAGCCGACACCCCAGAGCTCCAGACAGTGGGGAAGGCCGAGGTACAGTCTGAGGGTGACATTCTTCCTGATGATCCAACTGTAGCCTCCTCTGATGAGCCAGATGTTTCAACCCTACCTTTCAATACAGCCTCCTACAAACCTGTGGCCCCAGTATCTGCAGGAGCCACACAGGGCTCTTTCACGGTCCTGGAAAACTCTCAGGTCACCATCTCTGCCTCAACGTTGGACCTGACGCCCAACCCAGAGGCAACCATTTCAAACACCAGGCCAGATGATactgagaaaaacacagacaacgTCACAACAGGCCCTTCATCTTCTCTGGCAGACCTTGAAGATCCTTCCACCAGTGTTTCTCCTGCAGGGCCCGGGGATTTGCCAGAGCTTGAAGCCCTGACAACCCACATTCCCTCATTCTCAGAATCAGTGCAGGATGACATGACAGATGAAGTTACAGCAGGAGCAACCACTAAACCACTAAATGTTATTCCAGACCTGACCAAACCCAAAACACCTGAGTCCACCTTAAAACCCCAGGACAAACCTGACCCATACAGCTCATTGCCAGTTAAACCAACTCCAGCTAAACTGACTCCGGCTAAACCCATCTCCAAACCTGAGACTAAGCCCCTGGACACGGCACAAACTCTCAACATAGATAATTCCGGAAACTACCAAGCAG atgaCAGTAACGATACAAATCTGTGTAGTGGGCGGCCAGTCAGTGCAGTCACTACGCTGAGGAACGGCACAATCGTGGTTTTCAGAG gacaCTACTTTTGGATTCTGGACAGACACATGGTGCCTGGTCCGGCTCGCGGCATCACACAAGTGTGGGGCGTCCCTTCCCCCATCGACACTGTGTTCACCCGCTGCACCTGCCAAGGCAAAACGTACATTTTTAAG GGATCCCAGTACTGGAGATTTGAAAATGATGTGTTGGACCCCTACTATCCAAAGGTCATTGAAACAGGCTTTGATGGGCTTCGGGGTCATGTCACAGCTGCTCTGTCTGTGCCTCAGTACCGTAGCAGGAGAGAATCCGTTTACTTCTTCAAGAGAG GGGGGTTTGTTCAGAAATATTCATACCAGTTTGGCACCAGTCCAACATGTGGCAGGAAAGTCAAGCATGCTGTTTACACAGCCCCAAACCGAATGGTCAGACAAGCAG TGTCTAGTCTAGGGCAAGCTGTTAACATCAGGACATCTTGGAGAGGTTTCCCCTCCACCATCACAGCCGCTGTGTCCATCCCGAGCAACAGAGAGCCAGAGGGATACAAATACTATGTCTTCTCAAGAT
- the prg4b gene encoding proteoglycan 4b isoform X4 yields the protein MSSTVLCAVVLLACVFTFSAAQTSCKGRCGVEYNRGYTCQCDYNCLSYEECCKDFESQCTTKNSCKGRCGEGFKRGRLCSCDSDCAKFKQCCPDHKMHCDEEPSLNEATEPSTFSEGNNAEDHLIPLASPTLYPHDDPSDGTTLPQPTTAADHVSRQPSPTSGPQTEYPPTADTPELQTVGKAEVQSEGDILPDDPTVASSDEPDVSTLPFNTASYKPVAPVSAGATQGSFTVLENSQVTISASTLDLTPNPEATISNTRPDDTEKNTDNVTTGPSSSLADLEDPSTSVSPAGPGDLPELEALTTHIPSFSESVQDDMTDEVTAGATTKPLNVIPDLTKPKTPESTLKPQDKPDPYSSLPVKPTPAKLTPAKPISKPETKPLDTAQTLNIDNSGNYQADDSNDTNLCSGRPVSAVTTLRNGTIVVFRGHYFWILDRHMVPGPARGITQVWGVPSPIDTVFTRCTCQGKTYIFKGSQYWRFENDVLDPYYPKVIETGFDGLRGHVTAALSVPQYRSRRESVYFFKRGGFVQKYSYQFGTSPTCGRKVKHAVYTAPNRMVRQAVSSLGQAVNIRTSWRGFPSTITAAVSIPSNREPEGYKYYVFSRSKSYNVRLDSERPVIATPAANASPQSNNIFKCQKTV from the exons ATGTCTTCCACTGTACTTTGTGCTGTTGTTTTGCTGGCGTGTGTCTTCACATTTAGTGCTGCTCAAA CGAGCTGTAAAGGTCGATGTGGTGTTGAGTACAACAGGGGTTACACGTGCCAGTGTGATTATAACTGCCTGTCTTATGAAGAGTGCTGCAAAGACTTTGAATCCCAATGCACCACAA AAAACTCATGTAAAGGACGGTGTGGAGAAGGCTTTAAAAGAGGCCGGCTGTGTAGCTGTGACTCTGACTGCGCTAAGTTCAAACAGTGTTGTCCAGATCACAAGATGCACTGTGATGAAG AGCCATCTCTAAATGAAGCAACAGAGCCTTCTACATTCAGTGAAGGAAACAATGCAG AAGATCATTTAATTCCACTGGCCAGCCCAACATTATATCCACATGATGATCCCAGTGATG GAACAACTCTCCCTCAGCCCACAACAGCAGCTGATCATGTCTCCCGCCAGCCTAGTCCAACCTCTGGACCCCAAACTGAATATCCTCCCACAGCCGACACCCCAGAGCTCCAGACAGTGGGGAAGGCCGAGGTACAGTCTGAGGGTGACATTCTTCCTGATGATCCAACTGTAGCCTCCTCTGATGAGCCAGATGTTTCAACCCTACCTTTCAATACAGCCTCCTACAAACCTGTGGCCCCAGTATCTGCAGGAGCCACACAGGGCTCTTTCACGGTCCTGGAAAACTCTCAGGTCACCATCTCTGCCTCAACGTTGGACCTGACGCCCAACCCAGAGGCAACCATTTCAAACACCAGGCCAGATGATactgagaaaaacacagacaacgTCACAACAGGCCCTTCATCTTCTCTGGCAGACCTTGAAGATCCTTCCACCAGTGTTTCTCCTGCAGGGCCCGGGGATTTGCCAGAGCTTGAAGCCCTGACAACCCACATTCCCTCATTCTCAGAATCAGTGCAGGATGACATGACAGATGAAGTTACAGCAGGAGCAACCACTAAACCACTAAATGTTATTCCAGACCTGACCAAACCCAAAACACCTGAGTCCACCTTAAAACCCCAGGACAAACCTGACCCATACAGCTCATTGCCAGTTAAACCAACTCCAGCTAAACTGACTCCGGCTAAACCCATCTCCAAACCTGAGACTAAGCCCCTGGACACGGCACAAACTCTCAACATAGATAATTCCGGAAACTACCAAGCAG atgaCAGTAACGATACAAATCTGTGTAGTGGGCGGCCAGTCAGTGCAGTCACTACGCTGAGGAACGGCACAATCGTGGTTTTCAGAG gacaCTACTTTTGGATTCTGGACAGACACATGGTGCCTGGTCCGGCTCGCGGCATCACACAAGTGTGGGGCGTCCCTTCCCCCATCGACACTGTGTTCACCCGCTGCACCTGCCAAGGCAAAACGTACATTTTTAAG GGATCCCAGTACTGGAGATTTGAAAATGATGTGTTGGACCCCTACTATCCAAAGGTCATTGAAACAGGCTTTGATGGGCTTCGGGGTCATGTCACAGCTGCTCTGTCTGTGCCTCAGTACCGTAGCAGGAGAGAATCCGTTTACTTCTTCAAGAGAG GGGGGTTTGTTCAGAAATATTCATACCAGTTTGGCACCAGTCCAACATGTGGCAGGAAAGTCAAGCATGCTGTTTACACAGCCCCAAACCGAATGGTCAGACAAGCAG TGTCTAGTCTAGGGCAAGCTGTTAACATCAGGACATCTTGGAGAGGTTTCCCCTCCACCATCACAGCCGCTGTGTCCATCCCGAGCAACAGAGAGCCAGAGGGATACAAATACTATGTCTTCTCAAGAT
- the prg4b gene encoding proteoglycan 4b isoform X2, with protein MSSTVLCAVVLLACVFTFSAAQTSCKGRCGVEYNRGYTCQCDYNCLSYEECCKDFESQCTTKNSCKGRCGEGFKRGRLCSCDSDCAKFKQCCPDHKMHCDEEEVSGAASATAPVKTNSCNNVNDNKPKEPSLNEATEPSTFSEGNNAGTTLPQPTTAADHVSRQPSPTSGPQTEYPPTADTPELQTVGKAEVQSEGDILPDDPTVASSDEPDVSTLPFNTASYKPVAPVSAGATQGSFTVLENSQVTISASTLDLTPNPEATISNTRPDDTEKNTDNVTTGPSSSLADLEDPSTSVSPAGPGDLPELEALTTHIPSFSESVQDDMTDEVTAGATTKPLNVIPDLTKPKTPESTLKPQDKPDPYSSLPVKPTPAKLTPAKPISKPETKPLDTAQTLNIDNSGNYQADDSNDTNLCSGRPVSAVTTLRNGTIVVFRGHYFWILDRHMVPGPARGITQVWGVPSPIDTVFTRCTCQGKTYIFKGSQYWRFENDVLDPYYPKVIETGFDGLRGHVTAALSVPQYRSRRESVYFFKRGGFVQKYSYQFGTSPTCGRKVKHAVYTAPNRMVRQAVSSLGQAVNIRTSWRGFPSTITAAVSIPSNREPEGYKYYVFSRSKSYNVRLDSERPVIATPAANASPQSNNIFKCQKTV; from the exons ATGTCTTCCACTGTACTTTGTGCTGTTGTTTTGCTGGCGTGTGTCTTCACATTTAGTGCTGCTCAAA CGAGCTGTAAAGGTCGATGTGGTGTTGAGTACAACAGGGGTTACACGTGCCAGTGTGATTATAACTGCCTGTCTTATGAAGAGTGCTGCAAAGACTTTGAATCCCAATGCACCACAA AAAACTCATGTAAAGGACGGTGTGGAGAAGGCTTTAAAAGAGGCCGGCTGTGTAGCTGTGACTCTGACTGCGCTAAGTTCAAACAGTGTTGTCCAGATCACAAGATGCACTGTGATGAAG AAGAAGTCAGTGGAGCAGCCAGTGCAACAGCACCAGTGAAGACTAATTCATGCAATAATGTAAATGATAACAAACCAAAAG AGCCATCTCTAAATGAAGCAACAGAGCCTTCTACATTCAGTGAAGGAAACAATGCAG GAACAACTCTCCCTCAGCCCACAACAGCAGCTGATCATGTCTCCCGCCAGCCTAGTCCAACCTCTGGACCCCAAACTGAATATCCTCCCACAGCCGACACCCCAGAGCTCCAGACAGTGGGGAAGGCCGAGGTACAGTCTGAGGGTGACATTCTTCCTGATGATCCAACTGTAGCCTCCTCTGATGAGCCAGATGTTTCAACCCTACCTTTCAATACAGCCTCCTACAAACCTGTGGCCCCAGTATCTGCAGGAGCCACACAGGGCTCTTTCACGGTCCTGGAAAACTCTCAGGTCACCATCTCTGCCTCAACGTTGGACCTGACGCCCAACCCAGAGGCAACCATTTCAAACACCAGGCCAGATGATactgagaaaaacacagacaacgTCACAACAGGCCCTTCATCTTCTCTGGCAGACCTTGAAGATCCTTCCACCAGTGTTTCTCCTGCAGGGCCCGGGGATTTGCCAGAGCTTGAAGCCCTGACAACCCACATTCCCTCATTCTCAGAATCAGTGCAGGATGACATGACAGATGAAGTTACAGCAGGAGCAACCACTAAACCACTAAATGTTATTCCAGACCTGACCAAACCCAAAACACCTGAGTCCACCTTAAAACCCCAGGACAAACCTGACCCATACAGCTCATTGCCAGTTAAACCAACTCCAGCTAAACTGACTCCGGCTAAACCCATCTCCAAACCTGAGACTAAGCCCCTGGACACGGCACAAACTCTCAACATAGATAATTCCGGAAACTACCAAGCAG atgaCAGTAACGATACAAATCTGTGTAGTGGGCGGCCAGTCAGTGCAGTCACTACGCTGAGGAACGGCACAATCGTGGTTTTCAGAG gacaCTACTTTTGGATTCTGGACAGACACATGGTGCCTGGTCCGGCTCGCGGCATCACACAAGTGTGGGGCGTCCCTTCCCCCATCGACACTGTGTTCACCCGCTGCACCTGCCAAGGCAAAACGTACATTTTTAAG GGATCCCAGTACTGGAGATTTGAAAATGATGTGTTGGACCCCTACTATCCAAAGGTCATTGAAACAGGCTTTGATGGGCTTCGGGGTCATGTCACAGCTGCTCTGTCTGTGCCTCAGTACCGTAGCAGGAGAGAATCCGTTTACTTCTTCAAGAGAG GGGGGTTTGTTCAGAAATATTCATACCAGTTTGGCACCAGTCCAACATGTGGCAGGAAAGTCAAGCATGCTGTTTACACAGCCCCAAACCGAATGGTCAGACAAGCAG TGTCTAGTCTAGGGCAAGCTGTTAACATCAGGACATCTTGGAGAGGTTTCCCCTCCACCATCACAGCCGCTGTGTCCATCCCGAGCAACAGAGAGCCAGAGGGATACAAATACTATGTCTTCTCAAGAT